From a single Crateriforma spongiae genomic region:
- a CDS encoding class I SAM-dependent methyltransferase, producing MALQRVLEPEIGESAEDANLYHAMDHTAVNQQFVDDLFSGGPVGPRVIDLGCGPGEIPILICRNADKLGVDVEVMGIDSDVDMLDIAKRELEIEGVIDRVTLQHADIKDLACLEDGLVHTAVSNTVAHHLAEPQLLLAAAKRLAGDAGRVFVRDLYRPEDEATVEALIRAHADGEPPSAQQLYRQSLHAALTLEEVRAIVDDLGMDAASVKMTSDRHWTLDWRGTA from the coding sequence TTGGCACTGCAACGGGTTTTGGAGCCGGAGATCGGTGAGTCGGCCGAAGATGCGAATCTTTATCATGCGATGGACCATACCGCCGTCAATCAGCAATTCGTCGACGATCTGTTCAGCGGCGGTCCGGTCGGGCCCCGAGTGATCGACTTGGGCTGTGGCCCGGGCGAAATTCCAATCTTGATTTGTCGCAATGCCGACAAGCTGGGCGTGGATGTGGAGGTCATGGGAATTGATAGCGATGTGGACATGTTGGACATCGCCAAACGCGAACTCGAAATTGAAGGCGTCATCGATCGCGTCACCTTGCAGCATGCCGACATCAAAGACCTGGCCTGTCTCGAAGACGGTCTGGTTCACACCGCGGTTTCAAACACGGTGGCGCATCATTTGGCCGAGCCGCAGTTGTTATTGGCGGCGGCAAAGCGATTGGCTGGCGATGCTGGCCGTGTGTTCGTGCGTGACTTGTACCGTCCCGAGGACGAGGCGACTGTGGAAGCGTTGATTCGTGCCCACGCGGACGGTGAACCGCCGTCGGCCCAGCAGTTGTACCGCCAGTCGCTGCACGCGGCATTGACGCTTGAAGAAGTCCGGGCAATCGTCGACGATTTGGGGATGGACGCCGCGTCAGTGAAAATGACCAGCGACCGACACTGGACTTTGGATTGGCGCGGGACGGCATGA
- a CDS encoding GumC family protein, whose product MNRRQNNSWASLSVADLIGSVRRHLISVILVATVVTAAVVAMLLAWPNQYRSDGLMYVRLGRMALNVDPTANPSAGVSLQESRTSEVVSIAEMLGSREIAERIVQQLGADTLLQPRTWIDRSIARLRGAMPSKGGGTWGDMTAEQCQAQVDLENAVRKVHESLQISMPRDAYTVSVGAKFSDPIVAQQIAQAAMDQYALYHVEAHRATGSFEFFEQQVQNSREKAAKAQQNLQAAKNELGWLNPDTAEKTLSERFVNVEVAMDETSGQLAEAERTVIELAKQLDTVDQWIPVEKTSGVASKSADDMRTQLYDLQVQQNDELAKIMPSHPRYRMLKEKMEANSKIVDGEEKGREVSREAINPVFQDLQTAHTAAIAKAAGLKAKHAALESELTQIREDVERLNRDSARLNELAWEAKIAERDYLEHTRRYDEARITHDLDRENLSDVSIVQDASLNLKKSSPSRALLAIVGAFLGLSLGLLQAFLRDTGDATGRSVDLEFAGPESRIDPIHGDVAAPSWTNGANQIDAEHVAQSRDLVTSGASNTNSHSATESNLPR is encoded by the coding sequence GTGAATCGCCGCCAAAACAACTCCTGGGCGTCATTGAGCGTGGCCGACCTGATCGGCTCGGTCCGCCGCCACTTGATTTCAGTCATCCTGGTCGCCACGGTCGTCACCGCCGCCGTGGTCGCCATGCTGTTGGCCTGGCCCAACCAATACCGCAGTGACGGGCTGATGTATGTGCGTCTGGGCCGCATGGCTTTGAACGTTGACCCCACGGCCAACCCGTCGGCGGGCGTGTCGCTTCAAGAAAGCCGAACTTCAGAAGTCGTCAGCATTGCCGAGATGCTGGGCAGCCGTGAAATCGCCGAACGCATCGTCCAGCAGCTTGGGGCGGACACCCTGCTGCAGCCTCGGACCTGGATCGACCGTTCGATCGCTCGCCTGCGTGGCGCGATGCCCAGCAAAGGCGGCGGAACCTGGGGCGACATGACAGCGGAGCAGTGCCAGGCCCAGGTCGACTTGGAAAACGCCGTTCGAAAGGTTCACGAATCGCTGCAGATCAGCATGCCGCGGGATGCGTACACCGTCAGCGTCGGGGCGAAGTTCAGCGATCCCATTGTCGCCCAACAAATCGCCCAAGCTGCGATGGATCAATACGCCCTCTATCACGTTGAAGCCCACCGGGCGACCGGGTCGTTTGAATTCTTTGAACAACAGGTCCAGAACAGTCGCGAAAAAGCGGCCAAAGCGCAACAGAATCTGCAGGCGGCCAAAAACGAACTGGGATGGCTAAATCCCGACACCGCCGAAAAGACACTCAGCGAACGCTTCGTCAACGTGGAAGTCGCCATGGACGAAACGTCCGGCCAGCTGGCCGAAGCCGAGCGGACGGTGATCGAACTGGCCAAACAGCTGGACACGGTCGACCAGTGGATTCCCGTCGAAAAGACCAGCGGCGTCGCCAGCAAGTCGGCCGACGACATGCGCACGCAACTGTATGACCTGCAGGTCCAGCAGAACGACGAACTGGCCAAAATCATGCCCAGCCATCCGCGGTACCGGATGCTGAAGGAAAAGATGGAAGCCAATTCGAAAATCGTCGACGGCGAAGAAAAGGGTCGCGAGGTCAGCCGCGAAGCCATCAATCCGGTCTTTCAGGATTTGCAAACCGCCCATACCGCCGCGATCGCCAAGGCCGCTGGGCTGAAGGCCAAGCACGCGGCCTTGGAATCCGAATTGACGCAAATCCGCGAGGACGTCGAACGGCTCAACCGCGATTCGGCCCGGCTGAACGAGTTGGCTTGGGAAGCCAAGATCGCCGAGCGGGATTATCTGGAACACACTCGCCGCTATGACGAAGCACGAATCACCCACGACTTGGACCGCGAAAACCTTTCGGACGTTTCGATCGTCCAAGACGCTTCGCTGAACCTGAAAAAATCGTCGCCGTCCCGTGCACTGTTGGCCATCGTCGGTGCATTTCTGGGCCTGTCGCTGGGGCTGCTGCAAGCGTTCCTGCGTGACACAGGCGATGCAACAGGCCGGTCCGTTGATCTTGAGTTTGCGGGGCCAGAATCTCGTATCGATCCGATCCACGGCGACGTGGCGGCACCAAGCTGGACAAATGGGGCAAATCAAATTGATGCGGAGCATGTCGCCCAATCACGCGACTTGGTCACGAGCGGGGCAAGCAACACGAACTCTCATTCCGCTACCGAATCAAACTTGCCTCGATGA